Proteins encoded within one genomic window of Cucumis sativus cultivar 9930 chromosome 3, Cucumber_9930_V3, whole genome shotgun sequence:
- the LOC101208260 gene encoding dynamin-related protein 1E isoform X2: MQSFFICRRKNLLISFFAALVRKEIEDETDSLTGRLKQISPVPIHLSIYSPNVVNLTLIDLPGLTKVAVEGQPDSIVQDIETMVRTYIEKPNCIILAITPANQDIATSDAIKLSREVDPTGERTFGVLTKLDLMDKGTNALEVLDGRSYRLQHPWVGVVNRSQADINKNIDMITARRREREFFASSIDYRHLAGTMGSEYLAKLLSKHLESQIKTRMPGIASLINKSIDEIEAELDHLGKPVSIDSGAQLYTILELCRAFDLVFKEHLHGGRPGGDRIYSVFDNQLPHALRRLPFDRYLSLQNVRKVISEADGYQPHLIAPEHGYRRLIEGAVNYFRRPAEASVDAVHFILKELVRRSMAETQELKRFPTLQAEVSRAANEALERFREDSKKTTLRLVDMESSYLTVDFFRKLQQEDEKGGNSPATPSTDRYTEAHFHQIASNISSYIRMVSETLRNTIPKAVVHCQVREAKRSILDYFYVQLGQMEGNQLAALLDEDPDLIERRKQCVKRLELHKSARDEIDSVSWF, encoded by the exons ATGCAGAGTTTCTTCATCTGCCGAAGAAAAAATTTACTGATTTCT TTTTTTGCAGCGTTGGTTAGGAAGGAAATAGAAGATGAAACTGATAGCTTGACTGGGAGGTTAAAACAAATTTCTCCTGTTCCAATTCATCTCAGTATCTACTCTCCAAATG TGGTCAATTTGACACTCATAGATTTGCCTGGTTTAACAAAGGTTGCTGTAG AAGGACAGCCTGACAGCATCGTTCAAGATATTGAGACAATGGTCCGTACTTATATCGAGAAG CCAAACTGCATTATTTTGGCCATAACTCCGGCTAATCAAGATATTGCAACATCTGATGCTATCAAGCTTTCTCGAGAGGTTGATCCCACAG GTGAAAGGACCTTTGGGGTGTTGacaaagcttgatttgatggaTAAAGGAACAAATGCTTTGGAG GTTCTTGATGGAAGGTCCTATCGGCTTCAACACCCTTGGGTTGGAGTTGTCAACCGTTCTCAAGCTGATATCAATAAGAATATTGATATGATTACCGCTCGACGAAGGGAGCGTGAATTCTTTGCTTCTAGTATTGACTACAGACACTTGGCTGGTACAATGGGGTCAGAGTATCTGGCAAAACTCCTGTCAAAG CACCTAGAGTCTCAGATAAAGACTCGTATGCCTGGCATTGCATCGTTAATTAACAAAAGcattgatgaaattgaagcAGAGCTTGATCATCTTGGGAAGCCTGTTTCTATAGACTCTGGG GCTCAATTGTATACCATCCTAGAACTTTGCCGTGCATTTGACCTGGTGTTCAAGGAGCATCTCCATGGGGG GCGACCTGGTGGTGACCGGATATATAGCGTTTTTGATAATCAGCTTCCTCATGCTTTGAGAAGGCTTCCTTTTGATCGGTATCTCTCACTGCAAAATGTGAGAAAAGTAATATCGGAGGCCGATGGATACCAACCCCATCTGATTGCACCTGAGCATGGGTATCGGCGCCTTATTGAAGGAgcagttaattattttagacGTCCGGCTGAAGCTTCAGTTGATGCT gttcatttcattttgaagGAACTCGTTAGAAGATCAATGGCAGAAACTCAg GAGCTGAAGCGCTTTCCCACTCTCCAAGCTGAAGTTTCGAGAGCTGCAAACGAAGCGTTAGAGAGATTTCGAGAAGATAGCAAAAAGACAACCTTGCGACTGGTTGACATGGAATCCTCCTACCTAACAGTAGACTTCTTTCGAAAGCTCCAACAGGAAGATGAAAAGGGAGGAAACTCACCAGCTACACCTAGCACAGACAGGTACACCGAGGCGCATTTTCACCAGATAGCATCAAATATTTCTTCATATATCAGGATGGTGTCTGAGACACTGAGGAACACTATTCCAAAGGCTGTTGTTCATTGTCAAGTTAGGGAAGCAAAGCGATCTATATTAGATTACTTTTATGTGCAATTGGGACAAATGGAG GGTAATCAACTTGCAGCTCTTCTGGATGAAGATCCTGATTTGATTGAAAGGAGAAAGCAATGTGTCAAAAGGCTTGAACTACATAAATCAGCAAGGGATGAGATTGACTCGGTCTCATGGTTTTGA
- the LOC101204155 gene encoding expansin-like B1, which yields MALSSFSSVFAFVITLLLMQRLFESATCNDCFTRSRAAHYPNSEEQGTDHGACGYGTFGATINDGDVATASDLYRNGLGCGACYQIRCIDSELCSEKGTMVVITDQGSGPGDFIMSRRAYAGLAQTPYAAVSLMALGVIDIEYKRVACSYPNKNITIKIDENSNAPHYLAFVIRFQQGKNDITAVQLCETKNFVCKLLDRSYGTVWTTASPPRGPLSLRMLLTNEEGDEQWIVPINDIPRDWKAGDIYDTGVQVN from the exons ATggctctctcttctttctcttctgtTTTTGCTTTCGTAATAACTTTGCTTCTCATGCAAAGGCTTTTCGAGAGTGCCACGTGTAACGATTGTTTCACACGCTCTCGAGCTGCTCATTACCCTAACTCGGAGGAGCAAGGAACCGATC atggAGCATGTGGGTATGGAACTTTCGGAGCAACGATTAACGACGGAGATGTTGCAACTGCCTCTGATCTTTACAGAAATGGCCTTGGTTGTGGAGCTTGTTATCAG ATAAGGTGCATAGACAGTGAATTGTGCTCCGAGAAAGGAACAATGGTGGTGATAACAGATCAAGGCTCAGGTCCTGGCGATTTTATTATGAGCCGAAGAGCCTATGCTGGGTTGGCTCAAACCCCTTATGCCGCTGTTTCTTTGATGGCCCTTGGTGTCATTGACATTGAATACAAACG AGTGGCTTGCAGTTacccaaacaaaaacataacaaTAAAGATTGATGAGAATAGCAATGCTCCTCATTACTTGGCCTTTGTCATAAGGTTTCAACAAGGCAAAAATGATATCACAGCAGTTCAGCTTTGTGAG ACGAAGAACTTCGTGTGTAAGCTATTAGATCGAAGCTATGGTACTGTGTGGACGACAGCATCGCCACCGAGGGGGCCGTTGTCGTTGAGAATGTTGCTGACAAATGAGGAGGGAGACGAGCAGTGGATTGTCCCCATTAATGATATTCCTCGTGACTGGAAGGCTGGAGATATCTACGACACTGGAGTTcaagttaattaa
- the LOC101208017 gene encoding uncharacterized protein LOC101208017 isoform X2 has translation MSSTPKKRTKVKRNPNSDVGSGSGSGVDSSVSSSSLLLKSIKEPPRDFFPSKDDLAALITVLIIACFVFVSCNFFVSRLSSRHPIPFCDTDADSSDFISDVCEPCPRHGECRDGKLECLHGYRKHGRLCIEDGVINEAVNKLSEWLESHLCEANAKFLCDGIGIVWVKENDIWDDLDGKELVESIGSDNTTLMYAKSKALETIGGLLQTRQNSLGIKELKCPDLLAESYKPFTCRIRHWVLQHAFVVLPVFLLLVGCTWLLWKLYRRQYLTNRAEDLYNQVCEILEENALTSTRNSGQCESWVVASRLRDHLLLPRERRNPLLWKKVEELVQEDSRIDRYPRLVKGDGKEVWEWQDPKAVVL, from the exons ATGTCTTCAACTCCGAAGAAGCGAACGAAAGTCAAGCGTAACCCGAATTCTGATGTCGGTTCTGGTTCTGGTTCTGGCGTCGATTCCTCTGTTTCATCTTCTTCGTTGTTGCTGAAGTCTATCAAGGAACCGCCTCGCGATTTCTTCCCCTCGAAGGATGATCTTGCTGCGCTCATTACTGTACTTATCATCGCCTGCTTTGTTTTTGTGAGCTGTAACTTCTTCGTATCTAGACTTTCAAGTCGCCATCCCATCCCTTTCTGTGACACCGACGCTGATTCTTCGGATTTTATTTCTG ATGTTTGTGAGCCTTGTCCAAGGCATGGAGAATGCCGTGATGGTAAGTTGGAATGCCTTCATGGTTATAGAAAGCATGGAAGATTGTGTATAGAAGATGGAGTAATCAATGAAGCAGTTAATAAACTT TCAGAATGGCTAGAATCTCACCTCTGTGAAGCAAATGCTAAGTTCTTATGCGATGGAATTGGGATAGTTTGG GTTAAAGAGAATGATATATGGGATGATCTAGATGGTAAAGAGCTGGTGGAAAGTATTGGCTCTGACAACACTACCCTTATGTATGCAAAGAGCAAGGCCTTGGAAACTATTGGTGGATTACTTCAAACACGACAAAATTCTCTCGG GATCAAGGAATTGAAATGCCCAGATCTGCTAGCTGAAAGTTACAAGCCTTTTACTTGCCGTATTCGTCACTGGGTTTTGCAGCATGCTTTTGTTGTTTTGCCAGTTTTCTTACTG CTTGTGGGATGCACATGGTTACTATGGAAACTTTACCGAAGACAATACCTAACAAATAGAGCTGAAGATCTGTACAACCAG GTTTGCGAAATACTTGAGGAAAATGCTTTAACGTCAACTAGAAACAGCGGTCAATGTGAATCATGGGTTGTTGCTTCTAGGTTACGTGACCATCTTCTTTTGCCACGAGAGAGGAGGAATCCTTTGTTATGGAAGAAG GTAGAAGAGTTGGTTCAGGAAGATTCACGAATAGATCGTTACCCAAGACTAGTGAAGGGTGATGGAAAAGAAGTATGGGAATGGCAAG ACCCAAAGGCAGTAGTTTTATGA
- the LOC101208017 gene encoding uncharacterized protein LOC101208017 isoform X1: MSSTPKKRTKVKRNPNSDVGSGSGSGVDSSVSSSSLLLKSIKEPPRDFFPSKDDLAALITVLIIACFVFVSCNFFVSRLSSRHPIPFCDTDADSSDFISDVCEPCPRHGECRDGKLECLHGYRKHGRLCIEDGVINEAVNKLSEWLESHLCEANAKFLCDGIGIVWVKENDIWDDLDGKELVESIGSDNTTLMYAKSKALETIGGLLQTRQNSLGIKELKCPDLLAESYKPFTCRIRHWVLQHAFVVLPVFLLLVGCTWLLWKLYRRQYLTNRAEDLYNQVCEILEENALTSTRNSGQCESWVVASRLRDHLLLPRERRNPLLWKKVEELVQEDSRIDRYPRLVKGDGKEVWEWQVEGSLSSSMKKKLASKSNSASKSNFWKAIGVNPDPMYHKIENNPKAVVL, encoded by the exons ATGTCTTCAACTCCGAAGAAGCGAACGAAAGTCAAGCGTAACCCGAATTCTGATGTCGGTTCTGGTTCTGGTTCTGGCGTCGATTCCTCTGTTTCATCTTCTTCGTTGTTGCTGAAGTCTATCAAGGAACCGCCTCGCGATTTCTTCCCCTCGAAGGATGATCTTGCTGCGCTCATTACTGTACTTATCATCGCCTGCTTTGTTTTTGTGAGCTGTAACTTCTTCGTATCTAGACTTTCAAGTCGCCATCCCATCCCTTTCTGTGACACCGACGCTGATTCTTCGGATTTTATTTCTG ATGTTTGTGAGCCTTGTCCAAGGCATGGAGAATGCCGTGATGGTAAGTTGGAATGCCTTCATGGTTATAGAAAGCATGGAAGATTGTGTATAGAAGATGGAGTAATCAATGAAGCAGTTAATAAACTT TCAGAATGGCTAGAATCTCACCTCTGTGAAGCAAATGCTAAGTTCTTATGCGATGGAATTGGGATAGTTTGG GTTAAAGAGAATGATATATGGGATGATCTAGATGGTAAAGAGCTGGTGGAAAGTATTGGCTCTGACAACACTACCCTTATGTATGCAAAGAGCAAGGCCTTGGAAACTATTGGTGGATTACTTCAAACACGACAAAATTCTCTCGG GATCAAGGAATTGAAATGCCCAGATCTGCTAGCTGAAAGTTACAAGCCTTTTACTTGCCGTATTCGTCACTGGGTTTTGCAGCATGCTTTTGTTGTTTTGCCAGTTTTCTTACTG CTTGTGGGATGCACATGGTTACTATGGAAACTTTACCGAAGACAATACCTAACAAATAGAGCTGAAGATCTGTACAACCAG GTTTGCGAAATACTTGAGGAAAATGCTTTAACGTCAACTAGAAACAGCGGTCAATGTGAATCATGGGTTGTTGCTTCTAGGTTACGTGACCATCTTCTTTTGCCACGAGAGAGGAGGAATCCTTTGTTATGGAAGAAG GTAGAAGAGTTGGTTCAGGAAGATTCACGAATAGATCGTTACCCAAGACTAGTGAAGGGTGATGGAAAAGAAGTATGGGAATGGCAAG TGGAAGGCTCTTTGAGCTCttcaatgaaaaagaaactgGCCAGCAAATCCAATTCCGCCAGCAAATCCAATTTCTGGAAGGCAATAGGAGTAAATCCTGACCCAATGTatcataaaatagaaaaca ACCCAAAGGCAGTAGTTTTATGA
- the LOC101208260 gene encoding dynamin-related protein 1E isoform X1, whose product MPLLLLFNVFSFFTLIIHIFFSLISSHASISSSSSTSLVHNAQFGAMAAMESLIALVNRIQRACTVLGDYGGDSALPTLWEALPSVVVVGGQSSGKSSVLESIVGRDFLPRGSGIVTRRPLVLQLQKVEPGREEYAEFLHLPKKKFTDFSLVRKEIEDETDSLTGRLKQISPVPIHLSIYSPNVVNLTLIDLPGLTKVAVEGQPDSIVQDIETMVRTYIEKPNCIILAITPANQDIATSDAIKLSREVDPTGERTFGVLTKLDLMDKGTNALEVLDGRSYRLQHPWVGVVNRSQADINKNIDMITARRREREFFASSIDYRHLAGTMGSEYLAKLLSKHLESQIKTRMPGIASLINKSIDEIEAELDHLGKPVSIDSGAQLYTILELCRAFDLVFKEHLHGGRPGGDRIYSVFDNQLPHALRRLPFDRYLSLQNVRKVISEADGYQPHLIAPEHGYRRLIEGAVNYFRRPAEASVDAVHFILKELVRRSMAETQELKRFPTLQAEVSRAANEALERFREDSKKTTLRLVDMESSYLTVDFFRKLQQEDEKGGNSPATPSTDRYTEAHFHQIASNISSYIRMVSETLRNTIPKAVVHCQVREAKRSILDYFYVQLGQMEGNQLAALLDEDPDLIERRKQCVKRLELHKSARDEIDSVSWF is encoded by the exons ATGCCTCTGCTTCTCCTCTTCAACGTTTTCTCATTCTTCACTCTCATCATAcacattttcttctccctcATCTCCTCTCAtgcttccatttcttcttcttcttctacttctttaGTACATAACGCTCAATTTGGCGCAATGGCTGCCATGGAGTCCTTGATCGCCCTTGTTAACCGTATTCAGAGAGCTTGTACTGTTCTTGGTGATTATGGCGGTGACTCTGCTTTGCCTACTCTTTGGGAGGCTCTTCCGTCTGTTGTTGTCGTCGGCGGTCAG AGCTCTGGAAAATCATCGGTGTTGGAGAGCATTGTTGGTCGTGATTTTCTTCCCCGGGGATCAG gAATTGTTACGCGGAGGCCTCTAGTCTTGCAGCTCCAAAAGGTTGAACCAGGAAGAGAGGAGTATGCAGAGTTTCTTCATCTGCCGAAGAAAAAATTTACTGATTTCT CGTTGGTTAGGAAGGAAATAGAAGATGAAACTGATAGCTTGACTGGGAGGTTAAAACAAATTTCTCCTGTTCCAATTCATCTCAGTATCTACTCTCCAAATG TGGTCAATTTGACACTCATAGATTTGCCTGGTTTAACAAAGGTTGCTGTAG AAGGACAGCCTGACAGCATCGTTCAAGATATTGAGACAATGGTCCGTACTTATATCGAGAAG CCAAACTGCATTATTTTGGCCATAACTCCGGCTAATCAAGATATTGCAACATCTGATGCTATCAAGCTTTCTCGAGAGGTTGATCCCACAG GTGAAAGGACCTTTGGGGTGTTGacaaagcttgatttgatggaTAAAGGAACAAATGCTTTGGAG GTTCTTGATGGAAGGTCCTATCGGCTTCAACACCCTTGGGTTGGAGTTGTCAACCGTTCTCAAGCTGATATCAATAAGAATATTGATATGATTACCGCTCGACGAAGGGAGCGTGAATTCTTTGCTTCTAGTATTGACTACAGACACTTGGCTGGTACAATGGGGTCAGAGTATCTGGCAAAACTCCTGTCAAAG CACCTAGAGTCTCAGATAAAGACTCGTATGCCTGGCATTGCATCGTTAATTAACAAAAGcattgatgaaattgaagcAGAGCTTGATCATCTTGGGAAGCCTGTTTCTATAGACTCTGGG GCTCAATTGTATACCATCCTAGAACTTTGCCGTGCATTTGACCTGGTGTTCAAGGAGCATCTCCATGGGGG GCGACCTGGTGGTGACCGGATATATAGCGTTTTTGATAATCAGCTTCCTCATGCTTTGAGAAGGCTTCCTTTTGATCGGTATCTCTCACTGCAAAATGTGAGAAAAGTAATATCGGAGGCCGATGGATACCAACCCCATCTGATTGCACCTGAGCATGGGTATCGGCGCCTTATTGAAGGAgcagttaattattttagacGTCCGGCTGAAGCTTCAGTTGATGCT gttcatttcattttgaagGAACTCGTTAGAAGATCAATGGCAGAAACTCAg GAGCTGAAGCGCTTTCCCACTCTCCAAGCTGAAGTTTCGAGAGCTGCAAACGAAGCGTTAGAGAGATTTCGAGAAGATAGCAAAAAGACAACCTTGCGACTGGTTGACATGGAATCCTCCTACCTAACAGTAGACTTCTTTCGAAAGCTCCAACAGGAAGATGAAAAGGGAGGAAACTCACCAGCTACACCTAGCACAGACAGGTACACCGAGGCGCATTTTCACCAGATAGCATCAAATATTTCTTCATATATCAGGATGGTGTCTGAGACACTGAGGAACACTATTCCAAAGGCTGTTGTTCATTGTCAAGTTAGGGAAGCAAAGCGATCTATATTAGATTACTTTTATGTGCAATTGGGACAAATGGAG GGTAATCAACTTGCAGCTCTTCTGGATGAAGATCCTGATTTGATTGAAAGGAGAAAGCAATGTGTCAAAAGGCTTGAACTACATAAATCAGCAAGGGATGAGATTGACTCGGTCTCATGGTTTTGA
- the LOC101203906 gene encoding transcription factor MAMYB: MEFLDEDAKPRFLFHSRANTSPAMELQSDSHSTKLFLSITLLISSIFLILSIVFVQFEPFRSLLIWLSLSLLLGPFAPISLTGGDIRVGRGPILEIPDDEPEVEDDSKKKPVQKRSKPRRSTDEIAVASIEVAEKSSAKIDNRNGVGHRSSKNGVDFAIEEAEWDDAELGFLKKQLAKHPVGKPRRWEIIAEAFGGRHKVENVIKMAKEMGEKKLGDEDSYAQFLKNRKPMDKRIENVNEEATTAAVAGGWSSGEDIALLNALKAFPKDSAMRWEKIAAAVPGKTKAACMKRVGELKKDFRNSKAGNEI; this comes from the coding sequence ATGGAGTTCCTGGACGAAGATGCGAAGCCCAGGTTCCTCTTCCACTCTCGCGCCAATACATCTCCGGCGATGGAGCTCCAATCAGATTCTCATTCCACCAAGCTATTTCTCTCAATCACCCTCCTaatctcttccatttttctcattctctcaATCGTATTCGTCCAATTCGAACCCTTCAGATCCCTTCTCATCTGGctttctctctcccttctcCTCGGCCCTTTTGCCCCCATTTCCCTCACCGGTGGCGACATTCGTGTCGGTCGAGGTCCGATCCTCGAAATCCCCGACGACGAACCCGAAGTAGAGGACGATTCGAAGAAGAAACCTGTTCAAAAGCGCTCAAAGCCGCGTAGATCTACCGATGAAATCGCCGTTGCTTCAATCGAAGTCGCTGAAAAATCCTCTGCGAAAATTGATAACAGGAATGGTGTAGGTCATCGGAGTAGCAAAAATGGAGTCGATTTTGCGATTGAGGAAGCGGAATGGGACGATGCGGAATTAGGGTTTTTGAAGAAGCAATTAGCGAAACATCCTGTGGGGAAACCGAGACGGTGGGAGATAATTGCTGAGGCGTTTGGTGGAAGGCATAAAGTGGAGAATGTGATTAAAATGGCTAAGGAAATGGGAGAGAAGAAATTAGGCGATGAGGATTCATATGCTCAATTTCTGAAGAATAGGAAACCAATGGATAAGAGAATTGAGAACGTCAATGAAGAAGCCACCACGGCCGCCGTCGCCGGCGGTTGGAGTTCAGGTGAAGACATTGCATTGCTTAATGCTTTGAAGGCATTTCCAAAGGATTCAGCGATGAGATGGGAGAAAATCGCAGCTGCTGTTCCGGGGAAGACGAAGGCAGCTTGTATGAAGAGAGTTGGGGAATTGAAAAAGGATTTTCGAAATTCTAAAGCTGGTAATGAAATTTGA
- the LOC101203507 gene encoding uncharacterized protein LOC101203507, with product MGLLSWWKGQSPPSDSTSKPPQPPPKNLSQPAEVPGLNGALQVPRLDTSVTIFEFGSVSSSSDKVTLTGYCPVSDEFEPCRWEILPASDSNAPLFRVVF from the coding sequence ATGGGTCTCCTCTCGTGGTGGAAAGGCCAATCTCCGCCATCCGACTCCACTTCCAAGCCCCCGCAGCCTCCTCCCAAGAACCTCTCTCAGCCTGCCGAAGTCCCCGGTCTGAATGGCGCCCTCCAAGTCCCCCGACTAGATACCTCTGTCACCATCTTCGAGTTCGGCTCCGTCTCCTCTTCCTCCGATAAGGTCACTCTCACCGGTTACTGCCCTGTCTCAGACGAATTCGAGCCCTGCCGCTGGGAGATTCTGCCGGCAAGCGACTCCAATGCGCCTCTTTTTCGTGTCGTCTTCTGA